One genomic region from Tripterygium wilfordii isolate XIE 37 chromosome 20, ASM1340144v1, whole genome shotgun sequence encodes:
- the LOC119987364 gene encoding uncharacterized protein LOC119987364: MEGTRKIMRRSIYNFLQNYQNFTTIAALLAFPFSVSVLLSQSFLVPSSSSSIHNRLRALFEAAGVPESSQPFKILTLKLSQTISSSIFTLPFSLTFFLASKAYVIHTLHQNKSTFLLCKPLFVTYLCSLFIVLSANATALSIFFLGFNLVQETLFFSPNWVLILSATGAVIYSVILANAVVVCNLALVLSGIEGCGGWIAILKALVLMRGRTSTALSLAVPVSIVLAGIEALFQYRLVRGGDRSYGHSSTPAMAMEGMLIAYLYSIFLVLDTVVNCMFFKSCMRAVEREAMNSCQNSVVEEEESYFLISLKSVEEIP, from the coding sequence ATGGAAGGGACAAGAAAGATCATGAGAAGATCAATCTACAATTTCCTTCAAAACTATCAAAACTTCACCACAATTGCTGCTCTATTGGCCTTTCCTTTCTCTGTCTCAGTTTTGCTCTCACAATCCTTTCTtgttccttcatcttcttcttcaatccaCAATAGGCTAAGAGCTCTGTTTGAGGCTGCAGGGGTGCCAGAATCTTCTCAACCCTTCAAAATTCTGACTCtcaagctctctcaaacaatctcttcttcaatctttaCTCTCCCTTTTAGTCTCACTTTCTTTCTTGCCTCCAAAGCATATGTAATTCATACTCTTcatcaaaataaatcaacatttCTTCTCTGCAAACCTCTCTTTGTTACTTATTTATGCAGCTTGTTTATTGTCCTCTCCGCGAATGCAACCGCGTTGTCGATCTTCTTCTTGGGTTTCAATCTTGTTCAAGAAACATTGTTTTTTTCTCCCAATTGGGTACTCATATTGTCTGCTACCGGGGCTGTAATCTACTCGGTGATTCTTGCGAACGCGGTGGTGGTTTGTAACTTGGCGTTGGTTTTGTCAGGCATTGAAGGGTGTGGAGGATGGATTGCAATTCTCAAAGCTTTGGTTTTGATGAGAGGGAGAACATCAACTGCACTCTCTCTTGCAGTTCCTGTGAGTATAGTTCTCGCAGGGATCGAGGCATTGTTTCAATACAGATTAGTGAGGGGAGGTGATAGAAGTTATGGACATTCTTCCACTCCTGCCATGGCCATGGAGGGGATGTTGATTGCTTACTTGTACTCAATTTTTCTGGTTCTTGATACTGTTGTCAATTGTATGTTCTTCAAGAGCTGTATGAGGGCGGTGGAACGAGAAGCTATGAACTCTTGCCAGAATAGTGTcgtagaggaggaggagagttATTTTCTTATAAGCTTGAAATCAGTGGAGGAGATTCCATGA